A segment of the Sporocytophaga myxococcoides genome:
AAAATGGCTCCATACATCTTCATGGAGAAAAATGGAATCCACTTGATCGATTTAAATAAAACGCTTGCTTGTCTTGACGATGCTTGTGCTGCTATTAAAGGTGTTGTAAGATCAGGAAGAAAAGTCCTTTTCGTAGCAACTAAAAAGCAGGCAAAAGAAGTTGTAGCCGAAGAGGCGAAAAGACTTAAAATGCCTTATGCAACTGAAAGATGGTTAGGTGGAATGCTGACCAATTTTGTTACAGTAAGAAAATCTCTTAAGAAGATGTCTTCTATCGATAAGTTGATGAAAGATGAATCTTATACAGCACTTGCAAAAAGAGAAAAACTTACAATTACAAGAGAAAGAGAAAAATTGGAGAAAGTACTTGGAGGTATTTCTGAGTTAACTCGTCTTCCTGCAGCTCTTTTTGTTGTAGATGCTAAAAAGGAGCATATCGCAATCAAAGAAGCGAAAAAATTAAATATACCAGTGTTTGCGATGGTTGATACAAACTCAGATCCAAATACGGTTGAATTCCCAATCCCTGCTAATGATGATGCATACAAATCAATTGCAATTATCACACAGGCGATC
Coding sequences within it:
- the rpsB gene encoding 30S ribosomal protein S2, with translation MAKKIEYKDLLEAGVHFGHLTRKWDPKMAPYIFMEKNGIHLIDLNKTLACLDDACAAIKGVVRSGRKVLFVATKKQAKEVVAEEAKRLKMPYATERWLGGMLTNFVTVRKSLKKMSSIDKLMKDESYTALAKREKLTITREREKLEKVLGGISELTRLPAALFVVDAKKEHIAIKEAKKLNIPVFAMVDTNSDPNTVEFPIPANDDAYKSIAIITQAIGQAIEEGLVERKKDKDDAKLKEEEETKRSADIEE